The Antechinus flavipes isolate AdamAnt ecotype Samford, QLD, Australia chromosome 4, AdamAnt_v2, whole genome shotgun sequence genomic interval CCTGTGCCTCCGGCTGTTAGGACCCCCGCCTTGGAGCCCGGAGAGCTTAGCGGGTGGCGGTGGCAGCCGCGTCCCGGGCCCATCCCGGCTGGCCTTGGCTGGGGCCGGCGCGACCCTGCGCCGCCGAGCTGTAGGTCGCCGGCGTGGTGGCCGCGTGGAAGACGAGGCCCCGGCCTTGCCCCCGGAAAGCAGTTTGGGGGCGTTATTTTCTCAAAACCCAAGAATCTGGACCAAAGCTGCTTTTCTAGGATGAATTGGGAACATCCCTTTACGGGTTTGAGGGGAGACGTTGGGGTTCAGACTCTCTGAAGCCCCTAAATAGGGTATCCCAAGGCTGGGGGTAGGTCttttgggaggggggaggcgACTCTTTCTAGAAATTTGGCCTCACGAACAGCTCTAGCAGCTTCTTTGCCGCGCGTGGGAAGAGCCCCGGGTGGGCTTTGAGCGGATGGCCGGGTTTCCATTTTAAGTACTTTTTGGACATGTTAACCCGGAGGGTCGGAGGCAGTTGAGCAACTAGTACTAAGTTAGTAGTACTTCTGTGCTTGTCTCCGTGAGAATGGAAAATAGCTCGTGGAAACCTCGTCAGGAAACTTGTTTTTATTAGAATCAGGAATTCGAAAGAGTTGGGGGCGGGGGACTGCCCACTCCACGCGGGCCCGGCCACCTCGGCTCTGGCGCTCGTGGGGAAACTTTGCGAGCTGGTGCTTGCACGTTGGCGAGGACGGGGAGGAAGCCTGGCCCCCAGGCCGGCCGAGAGGCCGCGGTGACGCGACTGTCCGGTAGAGGGAGCGAGCGAGCGCCCGCGGGGGTCCGCGGGCTGGGAGGACGGGTCCAAAAGCCCCGGTCTTTTTCCAGAACCCAGTAGAACCGAAGTCCGTTTTAAGATGGAGTTTCGTGCCTTAGCACACCTGGCACTATTTAGCCCAGGGGGCTGTTTAGCTTGAGCGTGCTGCCATTCTCTTTTAGTTTATAACTCTcaaggtttggtttttttttttttgttttttttttcttttcttttcttttcttttcttttttttttttttttaaatttagcctGCTGGGGCTTGGCATAAGAAAAATCGTAAATGAATAGTCATACAATTAGGCAGAACTGCTGGGCTCTTCTGAGTTTGATTTTTGAATTTCAGAGCCTCTGCTTTATTTGAGATGCATAATGGCCTTTCACAGGTTCATTCTGTTTGATAAAGCTGTCCTGTCAGTCAATTGTAGTTATCTTTGGGCCAATTTGATATGAAACAAAGAGAGTTAAAAATCTTGCTACTTCTACTCCAGGtttgatcatgggcaaatcacctCATCTCTAGGTCTCTTCCTGTGTAAAAAGACCAGATCTCTCAGGTGGTCCCTTCTGACTTATTTTCTGTCCTAGGAGAAATCCAATGTTTTGGCCTTtgcatagttttttttgtttgtttatgtgtTTTATTGTGTCCCTTTTTTTTGAGGTACACATGATctatatagttttaaatagaGCTGAAAAGGTTGCAGACCTTTGTTTCTAAGACTCCCTTTGTTGAATGAGCTTTGTAAAGTTTTTGTCCTTGGTTCAGAATTGCACAAGACTAGAGCCAATACAGCTGTTGAACATCTGAGAGCTTCTGATGCGAAGACTTTCAAAGTTTGCatgccagtttaaaaaaaaaaaaaaaaagaacaacaaattcttttaagagatgagattaagatttttttttttccttagaaagctAGGCCCAGAGGAACCTTGTTTTACCCTTTTGGAGTTTTGCAGAATATAACagtagaaataatttaagaatttttggtCCTCTTTTTGGTTGAGTCCTTAGGGTCCTCTATAGATAGGGAACTGGAAGGGTGGCTCTTCAGTTCAAACCTCCACCTCattgcccattttatagatagccAATGTGCTTTAAgtgtgatttacccaagatcgtTTTAAGGGGAGTGGAACTTGAAACTgtattttatagcattttcatAGTTGACATTTAAGACTTACtattaatagttttgttttagaaagattGAAGGATCAAAACTCTATGCATCTTTTGAAGACCCTCACACTTTTCCCTGCTTTCCACCACCATTATGGCCTTCGAGTGCAGTAAAGCCTGTACTTATATCTGTTGTggaggtttttttcttcttggtcttttgcttttttttttttttttttcccatttgagaTGCCcttaaactgtttttaaaataatagttcttagTCTGCTTCTGTAACCTACATACAAAGATAGCAAAACCTCAATGGTGTGCTCTCAGAATGCTTTACAAAGCATATtgccactattctatttcttactacaaaatttgaaaaaatagatgatttttcCAAGTTCCATGCTCATCATTTAGTGATCACTGGAAATACCTAAAACTTGACTTGTTAGCAACTTTAAAAAGTTAGCTATTCCTCATCTAGCTATCTATTGGAATCCTCTAATTAGATCTGAATACCAAATTAGTACAATTTTATGTAATAGAGCTTTCATTTCAGCTGTGACAATGAACATTATTCCTGGTTTCATTACATTGGGTATTATAGTTCTAGATATCTTAATGTAAATTTGAGATTTTGCAAAagtattcagttttgtttttatctctgtaGCCCAGTTTCTCAGGTTGGAAGAATTTCATAAAGGTATTGAAGTATTTGAAAGAATGATAAAATTgtaaatgataaattatatagAATTCTAAATTAGAGATATCATTTCTCTCCACAATGAAAATTGCTGAAGGGAGAAACTAGCCAATTGTGGTATATTGAAAAATAGTCTTTGATAGGTTTCTCTCTGTAATATTTATACTCACTAGATATGCCACATTCTTCACTTTCTGGATGATTTGGTAATTGGGATCTGATATAATTCACcaggatatatttctttttacttaaagagaatcaaagatttaaaaaaagtagaTTGCCATATAGCTATTATTGCagtcaaaatgacttttttttttttccccctatcttaGGCTATGGTGAACTAAATGGTAATgctggagaaagagaaatattaaagagCTTGGGCTCTGATGAAGCCACCAACCCCATTACGAGGGTACTCAATGGCAACCAGCAAGCTATAGACACTAATCTAAATCCGAAGCAGACTGTGAAAGCCAGTACCTTTGGGAAAGCAGGAATTAAAACCAAGAATTTCATTCAGAAAAACAGTATggacaaaaagaatgagaaatcttATGAAAGTAAGCCCAGAGACAACCAATCTATAGACAAGACCGATACAGTATCTATTCCGAATGGTGTTGTAGCAAATAATTCTGGTTATATCACTAATGGCTATGTAGGCAGAGGGGCAGATAATGATGGCAGTGGTTCTGAGAGCGGCTACACCACTCCTAAGAAACGGAAGGCCAGACGCAACAGTGCCAAGGGCTGCGAGAACCTGAATTTAGTGCAAGACAAAATAATGCAGCAGGAGTCCAACCCCCCAAACTTCAAGCAGGGACTTGACACTTTCAAACCTGATTATAGTGAACAAAAGGGAAATCGAGGGGATGGCTCTAAACCCATTTGGAAGTACGAGGCTGGCTCTGGAGGAGCAGGGCGTGGGAAACCCGGCGTTGGGGATGTGCAGCGGAAAAACGTGGATGCCAAGCCCAGTGGGAGCAGCAAGAAGTTTGATGATAGACCCAAAATCAAACACACGACAGCTGTTGCCTCCAAAGAGGACTCATGGACCCTATTTAAGCCTCCCCCGGTTTTTCCAGTGGACAATAGCAGTGCTAAAATTGTTCCTAAAATAAGTTATGCTAGCAAAGTTAAAGAGAATCTCAACAAAGCCGCTCAGAGCCCTTCCGTGTCTCCTTTGTCATTGTCATCATCTTCACCGTCTGCTGGGGAAACTCAGGCCCAAACCTCAAGTCGACTGTCCCAAGTCCCCATGTCCGCTATGAAGTCAGTTACTTCGGCCAGCTTTTCTAATGGCCCTGTTTTGGCCGGAACGGAGGGAAGTCTGTATTCTCCAGGGAATCAGCCACTGCTCACCACTGCTGCTAGTACTGTAACCCCCACCCCTTCTGGGACCGAGACCATACTCCAGGACATGAGCATCACTTCTGCAGCCGTTGAACAAATTAAGCCTAGCCTTTTTATTTACCCTTCAAATATGCAAACTGTGCTTTTGGGTGCAGCACAGGTTGATCTGCCCTCTCAGACAGATCAGCAAAACCTGGGGGATATCTTCCAGAATCAGTGGGGTTTGTCATTTATAAATGAGCCTAGTGCTGGTCCCGAGACTGTTATTGGTAAATCAACAGAACACAAAGTGATGGAAGTGACATTTCAAGGGGAATATCCTGCCACTTTGGTTTCACAGGGTGCTGAAATCATTCCCTCAGGAACTGAGCATCCTGTGTTTCCTAAGGCTTATGAATTGGATAAACGGACTAGTCCTCAAGTGCTGGGTGGCAT includes:
- the NUFIP2 gene encoding FMR1-interacting protein NUFIP2; protein product: MEEKPGQPQPQPPPPPQHSSSSSSSSSSSSSSHSHHQHPHQQQPQQQQQAPPAAPLPPHHHHHHHYYYYNHNHNHHHHHQHHQQPHQYLQHGPDGSSPKAQPKPLRHEPKHALQPHQEAPKKKTGYGELNGNAGEREILKSLGSDEATNPITRVLNGNQQAIDTNLNPKQTVKASTFGKAGIKTKNFIQKNSMDKKNEKSYESKPRDNQSIDKTDTVSIPNGVVANNSGYITNGYVGRGADNDGSGSESGYTTPKKRKARRNSAKGCENLNLVQDKIMQQESNPPNFKQGLDTFKPDYSEQKGNRGDGSKPIWKYEAGSGGAGRGKPGVGDVQRKNVDAKPSGSSKKFDDRPKIKHTTAVASKEDSWTLFKPPPVFPVDNSSAKIVPKISYASKVKENLNKAAQSPSVSPLSLSSSSPSAGETQAQTSSRLSQVPMSAMKSVTSASFSNGPVLAGTEGSLYSPGNQPLLTTAASTVTPTPSGTETILQDMSITSAAVEQIKPSLFIYPSNMQTVLLGAAQVDLPSQTDQQNLGDIFQNQWGLSFINEPSAGPETVIGKSTEHKVMEVTFQGEYPATLVSQGAEIIPSGTEHPVFPKAYELDKRTSPQVLGGILRPGTAIEAGALTLEPSLTGDLQKADISSQGALVFLSKDYEIENPLASPTNTLLASAKEQRYQRGLERKDSWGSFDLRAAIVYHTKEMESIWNLQKQDPQRIITYDEAMDSPDQ